The genome window CCGCAAGCCGGCCGTTCGACATGGATCGCGATGGATTCGTTATGGGAGAAGGCTGCGGACTGATGATTCTGGAAGAAATGGAACAGGCAAAAAAGCGGGGCGCCCGCATTTACGCCGAAGTCGCAGGCTATGCGCTGAACAGCGACGCCTATCACATCACCGCCCCGTCTCAGGATGGTGAAGGTGCGGCGAAGTGCATCGGGCTGGCGTTGGACGACGCGAAGATGAACCCGGATGAGATCGATTACATCAACGCGCACGGCACATCCACCGGTGCGGACATCACCGAAACCATGGCGATCAAAAGCATCTTCAAAGATCATGCGCGTAAGCTGCAGATCAGCTCCACCAAGTCCATGACCGGTCACCTGTTGGGTGCCGCGGGTGGGGTGGAGGCCATTTTCAGTGTTCTTGCCATGCACCATGGCATCCTGCCGCCGACCATCAATTACACCACTCCCGACCCCGCATGCGATCTGGACTATGTGCCGAACGAAGCGCGCCCGGCCAAAGTCCGTGCAGCCCTTTCCAATTCTTTCGGATTTGGCGGGACCAACGGCGTGGTGATTTTTAAACAGATGACGGACTCATGAAACACGGTACCCACCATGCTGTCGAAGGAACGAATCGATGAGCTGGTAGAACTCCAGGCCAATCTGGGGTACACCTTTCGGGACAATCTGCTCCTCAATAAAGCGCTCACCCACAAATCCTACGTCAACGAAAAATCCGAAGCGATCAAGAACAACGAACGTTTCGAGTTTTTGGGCGACTCGATACTGGATGTCGTTGTCAGCCATTACATGGTGAAGACGTTCCAGGATTTTTCCGAAGGTCTGCTTTCCAAGATCCGCGCCGCTGTGGTCAACGAATCCTGTCTTGCGGGACTGGCGCGGGAGATCCATCTGGGCCAATACCTGCTGCTCGGCCGCGGCGAAGAACTCACCGGTGGCCGCGACAAGAACTCAATCCTCGCTAATGCGTTCGAAGCCGTGGCCGGAGCCGTCTATTTCGACAGCAATCTGGAAACGGCTTACGATGTGTTCCT of Nitrospina watsonii contains these proteins:
- the rnc gene encoding ribonuclease III, which gives rise to MLSKERIDELVELQANLGYTFRDNLLLNKALTHKSYVNEKSEAIKNNERFEFLGDSILDVVVSHYMVKTFQDFSEGLLSKIRAAVVNESCLAGLAREIHLGQYLLLGRGEELTGGRDKNSILANAFEAVAGAVYFDSNLETAYDVFLPKLKGEIGQYAETSLFRDFKSELQQFAQTNLSCIPHYRVVNETGPDHEKQFEVVVRTNGDEQGKGSGRSKKEAEQAAARNALEHLNPKNPNHGA